One region of Bosea sp. 29B genomic DNA includes:
- a CDS encoding alkaline phosphatase D family protein, with protein MFRRNAFGQFSVDDFLTEAGTPSRRRFLTGLAASGLLLTGGGVIDQRVWANPVFAAYPFGLGIASGDPSADGFVIWTKLAPLPLARNGGMPMKAVEVAYEIATEANMRGAVQRGTALARPELGHAVHVEIAGLEPNRDYFYRFSCGGERTMIGRARTLPAAGASVERVNFGVLGCQRYEDGFFSAFRHVAEERFDFVFHYGDYIYEYRMVRPNERPLPVARVMPGEPDEIYALADYRQRYAIYKMDPDLQLAHASAPWIVSFDDHEVDNNFAGMVSEENIPPEIFALRRAAGFQAWYEHMPLRRTSLPNGPWIQAYRRFHYGDLAQIDVLDTRQFRSDQPCGDGSHAACADALKPENTMLGEKQEAWLGEGLRASKARWNVLAQQVMLMRHDRDPDPEKVGYSMDKWDGAVAARKRLFDTLESARIGNAVVLTGDIHQNWAGELKADFDDPKSKTLGVEFVSTSITSGGDGADMTKAGQAGLKKNPHIGFFNNQRGYMRHSLSKERWQADYRVLDKVTVAGGAVSTRASFVVEAGQPGMTLV; from the coding sequence ATGTTCCGCCGCAACGCCTTCGGTCAGTTCAGCGTCGATGACTTCCTGACCGAGGCCGGCACGCCGTCGCGGCGGCGGTTCCTGACCGGGCTCGCAGCCTCGGGCCTGCTGCTGACCGGTGGCGGCGTCATCGACCAGCGCGTCTGGGCCAATCCGGTCTTCGCCGCCTATCCGTTCGGGCTCGGCATCGCCTCGGGCGACCCGTCCGCCGACGGCTTCGTGATCTGGACCAAGCTGGCGCCGCTGCCGCTCGCCCGCAATGGCGGCATGCCGATGAAGGCGGTCGAGGTCGCCTATGAGATCGCGACCGAGGCCAATATGCGCGGGGCGGTGCAGCGTGGCACGGCGCTGGCCCGGCCGGAACTCGGCCACGCGGTCCATGTCGAGATCGCCGGGCTGGAGCCGAACCGCGATTATTTCTACCGCTTCAGCTGCGGCGGCGAGCGCACCATGATCGGCCGCGCCCGGACGCTGCCGGCGGCGGGGGCAAGCGTCGAGCGGGTGAACTTCGGCGTGCTCGGCTGCCAACGCTACGAGGATGGCTTCTTCAGTGCCTTCCGCCATGTCGCCGAGGAGCGCTTCGACTTCGTCTTCCACTATGGCGACTACATCTACGAGTACCGGATGGTCAGGCCGAACGAGCGGCCGCTGCCGGTGGCGCGAGTGATGCCGGGCGAGCCCGACGAGATCTACGCGCTCGCCGATTATCGCCAGCGCTATGCCATCTACAAGATGGATCCCGATCTCCAGCTCGCCCACGCCTCGGCGCCTTGGATCGTCTCCTTCGACGACCACGAGGTCGACAACAATTTCGCCGGCATGGTCTCGGAGGAGAACATTCCGCCGGAGATTTTCGCGCTGCGCCGCGCCGCCGGCTTCCAGGCCTGGTACGAGCACATGCCGCTGCGCCGGACCTCGCTGCCGAACGGGCCGTGGATCCAGGCCTATCGCCGCTTCCACTATGGCGATCTCGCCCAGATCGACGTGCTCGACACCCGCCAGTTCCGCAGCGACCAGCCTTGCGGCGACGGCTCGCACGCGGCCTGCGCCGATGCGCTGAAGCCGGAGAACACCATGCTCGGCGAGAAGCAGGAGGCCTGGCTCGGCGAAGGCCTGCGGGCCTCGAAGGCGCGCTGGAACGTGCTGGCGCAGCAGGTCATGCTGATGCGCCACGACCGCGATCCGGACCCGGAGAAGGTGGGCTACAGCATGGACAAGTGGGACGGGGCCGTCGCGGCACGCAAGCGGCTGTTCGACACGCTGGAGAGCGCCCGCATCGGCAATGCCGTGGTGCTGACCGGCGACATCCACCAGAACTGGGCGGGCGAGCTCAAGGCCGATTTCGACGATCCGAAATCGAAGACGCTCGGCGTCGAGTTCGTTTCGACCTCGATCACCTCGGGCGGCGATGGCGCCGACATGACCAAGGCGGGGCAAGCGGGGCTGAAGAAGAACCCGCATATCGGCTTCTTCAACAACCAGCGCGGCTATATGCGCCACAGCCTGTCGAAGGAGCGCTGGCAGGCGGATTACCGCGTTCTCGACAAGGTCACCGTGGCCGGCGGTGCGGTCTCGACTCGGGCGAGCTTCGTCGTCGAGGCCGGGCAGCCGGGCATGACGCTGGTGTGA
- a CDS encoding valine--tRNA ligase has translation MMDKTFEPASVEARINKAWEEADAFKAGRGAAPGAEPYCIVIPPPNVTGSLHMGHALNNTLQDLLCRFERLRGKDVLWQPGTDHAGIATQMVVERKLAAENKTDRRTMGREAFLAEVWKWKDESGGTIVNQLKRLGASCDWSRERFTMDEGLSAAVLKVFVGLHKQGLIYRAKRLVNWDPKFQTAISDIEVLQLEKTGSFKWQRGGEEAFDAAKLEKALAKDPNGHLYYFDYPIEGVAYDAENPDTYITVATTRPETMLGDTGVAVHPENDKLKGLIGKSAVLPLVNRVIPIFGDDYADPEKGTGAVKITPAHDFNDFDVGKRNSLRVVNILDGEARILIQDNADFLEGAAPERETLALHGLDRFAARKVVVGLMAARGLLRKVEPNTHTVPHGDRSDVVIEPWLTDQWYVDVQPLAQRALAAVRDGKTRITPESWTKTYNDWLENIEPWCVSRQLWWGHQIPAWYGPDGECFVAESEAGAQALALGHYGGAVELKRDEDVLDTWFSSALWPFSTLGWPEETAELKRYYPTATLVTGFDIIFFWVARMMMMGLNFMDEVPFRDVYLHAMVRDEKGAKMSKSKGNVIDPLVLIDTYGADALRFTFAAMAAQGRDIKLATSRVEGYRNFATKIWNAARFAEINGCLRAEGFDPAGAKLPLNRWILSEAARTANAVAAGIAEFKFNEAADAAYRFVWGQFCDWYLELSKPVLQAEELDAAGTAARAETQATVAHVIDLICQLLHPFMPFLTEELWAQKANAGAPRTVPAGEAGLVCLTRWPELSALVDETAEAEIGFVVDLISDIRSIRSETNVPGGTQVPLVLVKASAATKAAVEAWAPMIERLARLSAIEFADEAPGQSAQIIVRGEVAALPLAGIIDLDAERGRLNKELAKLDQDIVAVERKLGNPDFMARAPEEIVEENRERKAAAEARKLKIAEALERLQ, from the coding sequence ATGATGGACAAGACATTCGAGCCGGCCTCCGTCGAGGCGCGCATCAACAAGGCCTGGGAGGAGGCGGACGCCTTCAAGGCGGGGCGCGGGGCTGCGCCCGGGGCCGAACCCTATTGCATCGTGATCCCGCCGCCGAACGTCACCGGCTCGCTGCATATGGGCCATGCCCTCAACAACACGCTGCAGGACCTGCTCTGCCGCTTCGAGCGCCTGCGTGGCAAGGACGTGCTCTGGCAGCCCGGCACCGACCATGCCGGCATCGCGACGCAGATGGTGGTCGAGCGCAAGCTCGCGGCCGAGAACAAGACCGATCGCCGGACCATGGGCCGCGAGGCCTTCCTGGCCGAGGTCTGGAAGTGGAAGGACGAGTCCGGCGGGACGATCGTCAACCAGCTCAAGCGCCTCGGTGCCTCCTGCGACTGGTCGCGCGAGCGCTTCACCATGGACGAGGGGCTTTCGGCTGCTGTCCTCAAGGTTTTCGTCGGCCTGCACAAGCAGGGGCTGATCTACCGCGCCAAGCGGCTGGTGAACTGGGACCCGAAGTTCCAGACCGCAATCTCGGACATCGAGGTGCTGCAGCTCGAGAAGACCGGCTCGTTCAAATGGCAGCGCGGTGGCGAGGAGGCGTTCGACGCCGCCAAGCTGGAGAAGGCCTTGGCCAAGGACCCGAACGGCCATCTCTATTATTTCGACTATCCGATCGAAGGCGTCGCCTACGATGCGGAGAACCCTGACACCTACATCACCGTCGCGACGACCCGGCCGGAGACGATGCTGGGCGACACCGGCGTTGCGGTCCATCCCGAGAACGACAAGCTCAAGGGGCTGATCGGCAAGAGCGCGGTTCTGCCGCTGGTCAACCGCGTCATTCCGATCTTCGGCGACGACTATGCCGACCCGGAGAAGGGCACCGGCGCTGTCAAGATCACCCCGGCGCACGACTTCAACGACTTCGACGTCGGCAAGCGCAATTCGCTGAGGGTCGTCAATATCCTGGACGGTGAAGCTCGCATCCTGATTCAGGACAATGCCGACTTCCTGGAAGGCGCGGCGCCCGAGCGCGAGACGCTGGCGCTGCATGGCCTCGATCGCTTCGCGGCCCGCAAGGTCGTGGTCGGGCTGATGGCGGCCCGCGGGCTGCTGCGCAAGGTCGAGCCGAACACCCACACTGTGCCGCATGGCGACCGTTCGGACGTGGTGATCGAGCCCTGGCTGACCGATCAGTGGTATGTCGACGTCCAGCCGCTGGCGCAGCGCGCGCTCGCGGCGGTCAGGGACGGCAAGACCAGGATCACGCCGGAAAGCTGGACCAAGACCTATAATGACTGGCTCGAGAACATCGAGCCCTGGTGCGTCTCGCGCCAGCTCTGGTGGGGCCACCAGATCCCGGCCTGGTACGGGCCGGACGGCGAATGCTTCGTCGCCGAGTCGGAAGCCGGCGCGCAGGCGCTGGCGCTTGGTCATTATGGCGGAGCAGTCGAGCTCAAGCGCGACGAGGACGTGCTCGACACCTGGTTCTCGTCCGCGCTGTGGCCGTTCTCGACCCTGGGCTGGCCGGAAGAGACGGCCGAGCTCAAGCGCTACTATCCGACCGCGACGCTGGTCACCGGCTTCGACATCATCTTCTTCTGGGTCGCCCGGATGATGATGATGGGCCTCAACTTCATGGACGAGGTGCCGTTCCGCGACGTCTATCTCCACGCGATGGTTCGCGACGAGAAGGGCGCGAAGATGTCGAAGTCGAAGGGCAACGTCATCGATCCGCTCGTGCTGATCGACACCTATGGCGCGGATGCGCTGCGCTTCACCTTCGCGGCGATGGCGGCGCAAGGGCGCGACATCAAGCTCGCGACCTCGCGCGTCGAGGGCTACCGCAACTTCGCGACCAAGATCTGGAACGCAGCCCGCTTCGCCGAGATCAATGGCTGCCTGCGGGCGGAAGGCTTCGACCCTGCCGGGGCCAAGCTGCCGCTGAACCGCTGGATCCTGTCCGAGGCGGCCCGCACCGCCAATGCGGTCGCGGCCGGCATCGCCGAGTTCAAGTTCAACGAGGCGGCGGATGCAGCCTATCGCTTCGTCTGGGGCCAGTTCTGCGACTGGTATCTCGAACTGTCGAAGCCGGTGCTGCAGGCCGAGGAACTGGACGCGGCCGGCACCGCGGCGCGGGCGGAGACGCAGGCAACGGTCGCCCATGTCATCGACCTGATCTGCCAGCTGCTGCACCCGTTCATGCCGTTCCTGACCGAGGAGCTCTGGGCGCAGAAGGCCAATGCCGGCGCACCGCGCACGGTGCCGGCCGGGGAGGCGGGCCTGGTCTGCCTGACGCGCTGGCCGGAGCTGTCGGCGCTGGTCGATGAGACGGCCGAGGCCGAGATCGGCTTCGTCGTCGATCTCATCTCCGACATCCGCTCGATCCGCTCGGAGACCAATGTGCCGGGCGGGACGCAGGTGCCGCTGGTGCTGGTCAAGGCGAGCGCCGCGACGAAGGCGGCGGTCGAGGCCTGGGCGCCGATGATCGAACGGCTGGCGCGGCTTTCCGCGATCGAGTTCGCCGATGAGGCGCCCGGCCAGTCGGCGCAGATCATCGTGCGCGGTGAGGTCGCGGCGCTGCCGCTGGCGGGGATCATCGATCTCGACGCCGAGCGCGGCCGCCTCAACAAGGAACTTGCCAAGCTCGACCAGGACATCGTCGCGGTCGAGCGCAAGCTCGGCAATCCCGACTTCATGGCACGCGCGCCCGAGGAGATCGTCGAGGAGAACCGCGAGCGCAAGGCTGCGGCAGAAGCCCGCAAGCTCAAGATCGCGGAGGCATTGGAGCGGCTGCAATAG
- the dps gene encoding DNA starvation/stationary phase protection protein Dps yields MVWSVPMKKPASRIDMPSNAKNEVIAILNERLQDGIDLALATKQAHWNLKGPGFIGVHLMLDGFRKELDEHVDTVAERVAQLGGTALGTTQTVASGSSLKPYPTEIVAVKDHLDALIERYAGAANSVRDAIDKTDEAGDAGTADLLTAYSQSLDKALWFLQSSAA; encoded by the coding sequence CTGGTCTGGAGTGTCCCCATGAAGAAGCCCGCCTCGCGGATCGACATGCCGTCGAACGCCAAGAACGAAGTGATCGCCATTCTCAACGAGCGCCTGCAGGACGGCATCGATCTGGCGCTCGCCACCAAGCAGGCGCACTGGAACCTGAAAGGTCCGGGCTTCATCGGCGTGCATCTGATGCTCGACGGCTTTCGCAAGGAACTCGACGAGCATGTCGACACCGTCGCCGAGCGCGTGGCCCAATTGGGCGGCACGGCGCTCGGCACGACCCAGACGGTCGCATCCGGCAGTAGCCTCAAGCCCTATCCGACGGAGATCGTCGCCGTGAAAGACCATCTCGACGCGCTGATCGAGCGCTATGCCGGCGCGGCGAACAGTGTGCGCGATGCGATCGACAAGACCGACGAGGCTGGGGATGCCGGCACGGCCGATCTGCTCACAGCCTACTCGCAGAGCCTCGACAAGGCATTGTGGTTCCTGCAATCGAGCGCCGCCTGA
- a CDS encoding pyridoxamine 5'-phosphate oxidase family protein — protein MFVSHDGNGDQLRARPMSAHAHRDEDAIYFLTDLRAHKDDEIEINENVCLCFGDNGSYKYVSVTGTANLLDDRDRVAELWSQAARAFWESKDDPNIRVLKVRPALAEFWDSPGKIVTSVKMAAAAITGSRPDLGSNRKVLL, from the coding sequence ATGTTCGTCAGCCATGACGGCAATGGCGACCAACTGCGCGCCCGCCCGATGAGCGCCCATGCCCACCGCGACGAGGATGCGATCTATTTCCTCACCGACCTGCGTGCCCACAAGGACGACGAGATCGAGATCAACGAGAATGTCTGCCTCTGCTTCGGCGACAACGGCTCGTATAAATATGTTTCCGTCACCGGCACGGCGAACCTGCTGGATGACCGCGATCGCGTCGCCGAACTCTGGTCGCAGGCGGCGCGCGCCTTCTGGGAGAGCAAGGACGATCCCAACATCCGCGTCCTCAAGGTGCGGCCCGCTTTGGCAGAGTTCTGGGACAGCCCTGGCAAGATCGTGACTTCGGTCAAGATGGCGGCCGCCGCGATCACCGGCTCGCGGCCCGATCTCGGCAGCAACCGCAAAGTCCTGCTCTGA
- a CDS encoding DUF2497 domain-containing protein codes for MSAQPKANEPSMEEILASIRRIIADDEKPAAPPEEAAPEPVALAPQPEPEPEPEPELIEDDVLDLGAEAERVVEEPPAPIAGAADDIDFVEPQAVALPEPEPESPQPQAFVPPPIQPQPAPPIQQQPAPPMDMAALISDQAGAAVHSAFGALANTVLSNNARTLEDLVKDMLKPMLKTWLDDNLPTMVERLVRAEIERVARGGRR; via the coding sequence ATGAGCGCGCAGCCCAAGGCCAATGAACCTTCGATGGAGGAGATTCTCGCCTCCATCAGGCGGATCATCGCCGATGACGAGAAGCCTGCCGCGCCGCCGGAGGAAGCCGCTCCGGAGCCGGTCGCATTGGCGCCGCAGCCCGAGCCGGAACCCGAACCAGAGCCGGAGCTGATCGAGGACGACGTGCTGGACCTCGGTGCCGAGGCCGAGCGCGTCGTTGAAGAGCCGCCCGCGCCGATCGCGGGAGCTGCGGACGATATCGATTTCGTCGAGCCGCAGGCCGTGGCGCTGCCCGAGCCCGAACCGGAGTCACCTCAGCCCCAGGCCTTCGTGCCGCCGCCGATCCAGCCACAACCGGCGCCGCCAATCCAGCAGCAGCCGGCCCCGCCGATGGACATGGCGGCGCTGATTTCCGACCAGGCCGGCGCCGCGGTGCACAGCGCTTTCGGAGCGCTCGCCAATACCGTCCTCAGCAACAATGCGCGCACGCTGGAGGATCTGGTCAAGGACATGCTGAAGCCGATGCTCAAGACCTGGCTCGACGACAACCTGCCGACCATGGTCGAGCGGCTGGTGCGGGCGGAGATCGAGCGCGTCGCCCGCGGCGGGCGACGCTGA
- a CDS encoding TolC family outer membrane protein — protein sequence MKKTASRLLLAGMLGAVTGSPVLAQTMEAALGRAYSANPTLNAQRAAVRATNENVPQALSGYRPRITASADIGASITESDIPFNAQKSGAAHSNSVSRLNPRGGGLQVDQNIFDSGKTRSSVSQAESQVLAARATLRNTEQNVLLDAATSYMNVLRDTAILNLNRNNVEVLEEQLRQTKDRFQVGEVTRTDVAQAEARLSSAQSQAILAESNLKTSIARFRQNVGTEPKQLAPGRPVENLLPKSLPAALNGALQGHPAIIAALHGVDAAELQVKVTEADLGPTVGVRGLVQQRYDNQFFGDNRTSASAVATLTIPIYEGGQVYSRTRQAKETAGQRRIEVDTSRDTVRAAVVSAWGAHDAAKAQIVAAQAQVQAAETALAGVREEAKVGQRTTLDVLNAQQELVSARSTLVTAQRDRVVASYAVLSAIGKLSSDTLKLKAERYDARKHYDQVKGLLWGTQTPDGR from the coding sequence TTGAAGAAGACCGCGAGCCGCCTGCTGCTCGCCGGCATGCTGGGAGCCGTGACGGGCTCGCCGGTGCTGGCGCAGACGATGGAAGCGGCGCTGGGGCGTGCCTATTCGGCCAATCCGACGCTGAACGCACAGCGCGCCGCGGTGCGCGCCACCAACGAGAACGTGCCGCAGGCGCTCTCGGGCTACCGGCCTCGCATCACCGCGTCGGCCGATATCGGCGCCAGCATCACCGAGAGCGACATTCCGTTCAACGCGCAAAAGAGCGGCGCTGCGCACAGCAACTCCGTCTCCCGCCTCAACCCGCGTGGCGGCGGGCTGCAGGTCGACCAGAACATTTTCGACAGCGGCAAGACCCGCAGCTCCGTCAGCCAGGCCGAATCGCAGGTGCTGGCAGCGCGCGCGACGCTGCGCAACACCGAGCAGAACGTCCTGCTCGACGCGGCGACGTCCTACATGAACGTGCTGCGCGACACGGCGATCCTCAACCTCAACCGGAACAACGTCGAGGTTCTCGAGGAGCAGCTGCGGCAGACCAAGGATCGTTTCCAGGTCGGCGAGGTGACGCGGACCGACGTGGCCCAGGCCGAGGCGCGCCTGTCCTCGGCGCAGTCGCAGGCGATCCTGGCCGAATCCAATCTCAAGACCTCGATCGCGCGCTTCCGCCAGAATGTCGGTACCGAGCCCAAGCAGCTCGCTCCCGGTCGTCCGGTCGAGAACCTGCTGCCCAAGTCGCTGCCGGCCGCGCTGAACGGCGCCTTGCAGGGGCACCCGGCGATCATCGCGGCGCTGCACGGCGTCGATGCGGCGGAGCTGCAGGTTAAGGTCACCGAGGCGGATCTTGGTCCCACGGTCGGCGTGCGCGGCCTCGTGCAGCAGCGCTACGACAACCAGTTCTTCGGCGACAACCGCACCTCGGCCAGCGCGGTGGCGACGCTGACCATCCCGATCTACGAGGGCGGGCAGGTCTATTCGCGCACCCGCCAGGCCAAGGAGACGGCCGGGCAGCGCCGGATCGAGGTCGACACCTCGCGCGACACCGTCCGGGCCGCGGTCGTGTCCGCCTGGGGCGCGCATGATGCGGCCAAGGCGCAGATCGTCGCCGCACAGGCACAGGTGCAGGCGGCCGAGACCGCGCTCGCCGGCGTGCGCGAAGAGGCCAAGGTCGGCCAGCGCACCACGCTCGACGTGCTGAACGCCCAGCAGGAACTGGTCAGCGCCCGCTCGACGCTGGTCACGGCTCAGCGCGACCGCGTCGTGGCGTCCTATGCCGTCCTCTCCGCGATCGGCAAGCTCTCGTCCGACACGCTGAAGCTCAAGGCCGAGCGCTACGATGCGCGCAAGCACTATGATCAGGTCAAGGGCCTGCTCTGGGGCACGCAGACGCCGGACGGACGCTAG
- a CDS encoding methyltransferase domain-containing protein produces MSSFAELRRMMVDCQLRTYDVTDRAVLAAADSVPREAFLPGELSHLAYLDRQEPLPGTSRALPAPMVTARMIQVLDLQPGEEALEYGGGSGYGAALMAAMGAATTLLEPDEAALALARTAFAQPGVPTAELLAKLPEHRQFDAVLVSGACETQPEALFRHVRQGGRLIVIEGVGRAARVMLHRKVGESISGRPVFDAAAPILREFRKAEVFAL; encoded by the coding sequence ATGAGCAGCTTCGCCGAACTGCGGCGCATGATGGTCGATTGCCAGTTGCGCACCTATGACGTGACCGATCGGGCCGTGCTCGCCGCGGCAGATTCGGTGCCGCGCGAGGCATTCCTGCCGGGCGAGCTCTCGCATCTGGCCTATCTCGACCGCCAGGAGCCGCTGCCGGGCACGAGCCGGGCCTTGCCGGCGCCGATGGTGACGGCGCGGATGATCCAGGTGCTCGACCTGCAGCCGGGTGAGGAAGCCCTCGAATACGGCGGCGGCTCGGGCTATGGCGCGGCGCTGATGGCGGCGATGGGCGCCGCGACGACGCTGCTCGAGCCGGACGAGGCTGCTCTGGCGCTGGCGCGCACCGCCTTCGCCCAGCCGGGCGTTCCCACCGCCGAATTGCTCGCGAAGCTGCCGGAGCACAGGCAGTTCGACGCCGTGCTGGTCAGCGGTGCCTGCGAGACGCAGCCCGAGGCGCTCTTTCGCCATGTCCGACAGGGCGGGCGGCTGATCGTCATCGAAGGAGTGGGGCGCGCGGCGCGCGTCATGCTCCACCGCAAGGTGGGCGAATCGATCTCCGGCAGGCCGGTCTTCGATGCGGCGGCGCCGATTCTGCGTGAGTTCCGCAAGGCGGAGGTGTTCGCGCTGTGA
- a CDS encoding OmpA family protein: MTARSLFWPALMLACHLATPGLAQDHPLLGRFQGAQQVGFKEAAFDEARIITGPIDERSSREQSGAGWQSVEGKVFTLYYKLPPGRTGLEALRNYQASLTGAGFEVPFICSTDAGTCFSDGRKYPGLFLGLALDGTTDLPKLQLGDFVRNFFGNGTGRYLYARLDRPGGTVHVSLAFSEDESRGRTVIARVIEAGTMQTGQIQVVEASQLGREIDQNGRTNVYGILFDYDKADIKPESQPQLKAIAELLSKSPALRLDVVGHTDNQGSAAYNLKLSDMRAFSVVAELSTRYGIDRNRLNALGKGLEQPVASNADEGGRARNRRVELVRR; this comes from the coding sequence ATGACAGCAAGATCCCTCTTCTGGCCGGCACTGATGCTGGCCTGCCACCTCGCCACGCCGGGCCTGGCCCAGGATCATCCCCTCCTCGGCCGTTTCCAGGGTGCGCAGCAGGTCGGCTTCAAGGAGGCGGCCTTCGACGAGGCCCGCATCATCACCGGCCCGATCGACGAGCGCAGCTCGCGCGAGCAGAGCGGCGCCGGCTGGCAGAGCGTCGAGGGCAAGGTCTTCACGCTCTACTACAAGCTTCCGCCCGGCCGCACCGGCCTCGAGGCGCTGCGCAACTACCAGGCGAGCCTGACCGGGGCCGGCTTCGAGGTTCCCTTCATTTGCTCGACCGATGCCGGAACCTGTTTCAGCGACGGACGCAAATATCCCGGCCTGTTCCTCGGGCTGGCGCTGGACGGCACCACCGACCTGCCAAAGCTGCAGCTCGGCGATTTCGTGCGCAACTTCTTCGGAAATGGCACCGGCCGATATCTCTACGCCAGGCTGGACCGGCCGGGCGGCACCGTCCATGTCAGCCTCGCCTTCTCCGAGGATGAAAGCCGTGGCCGGACCGTGATCGCACGCGTCATCGAGGCCGGCACAATGCAGACGGGGCAGATCCAGGTGGTCGAGGCGAGCCAGCTCGGCCGCGAGATCGACCAGAACGGCCGCACCAACGTCTATGGCATCCTGTTCGACTACGACAAGGCCGACATCAAGCCGGAATCGCAGCCCCAGCTCAAGGCGATCGCCGAATTGCTGAGCAAGAGTCCGGCCCTGCGGCTCGACGTCGTCGGGCACACCGACAACCAGGGCAGCGCCGCCTATAATCTCAAGCTCTCCGACATGCGGGCCTTCTCGGTCGTCGCCGAGCTGTCGACCCGCTACGGCATCGATCGCAACCGGCTCAACGCACTCGGCAAGGGGCTGGAGCAGCCGGTCGCGTCGAATGCCGATGAAGGGGGCCGGGCGCGCAATCGCCGCGTCGAACTGGTCCGGCGCTGA
- a CDS encoding helix-turn-helix transcriptional regulator produces MARANLDVVTGAVDGLLDAALDFRQMPGAIEQVRRLFDGSKICLGYFGPDSHPDDAITNASDPDLNAFLYRELMPDALRFSARVAAVPIGSAYRDHILFGEHFRDSRLWREWMAPQDMFGGMGSRVLDVDGSFWMFDVQRGHRQEPFDAAEFALFERVAGVMRRVTLLHQQLGGVSIEREMARRALDELSLAVIIVDRAMQFAYANAAGDELLADPAGPLGLQGGRLWARAAPEQHGLKDLVAKASDVTGARGQMLMRARGGEGCDVSLCATPLSAAYALPGRMNDVMIVARPLEPAGGGLAAVRQMFDLTEAEAKLALGLASGLSLTEVAQQQGIRMTTARTHLARVFWKTGTRQQSQVAALLRAAELPVRTR; encoded by the coding sequence ATGGCGCGGGCGAATCTCGATGTGGTCACCGGCGCCGTCGACGGGCTGCTGGATGCGGCGCTCGACTTCCGCCAGATGCCAGGGGCGATCGAGCAGGTTCGCCGTCTCTTCGACGGTTCCAAGATCTGCCTGGGCTATTTCGGACCGGATTCTCATCCCGACGACGCGATCACCAACGCCTCCGACCCCGACCTCAACGCATTCCTCTACCGCGAACTGATGCCCGACGCCTTGCGGTTCAGCGCGCGGGTCGCGGCGGTGCCGATCGGCTCAGCCTACCGGGATCACATTCTGTTCGGCGAGCACTTCCGCGACAGCCGCCTGTGGCGCGAATGGATGGCGCCGCAGGACATGTTTGGCGGGATGGGGAGCCGTGTGCTCGATGTCGATGGCTCGTTCTGGATGTTCGACGTTCAGCGCGGGCACCGGCAGGAGCCGTTCGACGCCGCCGAATTCGCGTTGTTCGAACGGGTTGCGGGAGTGATGCGACGCGTGACGCTGCTGCATCAGCAGCTCGGCGGCGTCAGCATCGAGCGCGAGATGGCGCGGCGGGCGCTCGACGAGCTTTCGCTCGCCGTCATCATCGTCGATCGAGCCATGCAGTTCGCCTACGCGAACGCGGCCGGCGACGAATTGCTGGCCGATCCGGCGGGGCCGCTCGGCTTGCAAGGGGGCAGATTGTGGGCTCGGGCGGCGCCCGAGCAGCATGGGCTGAAGGATCTGGTCGCCAAGGCGAGCGACGTCACCGGTGCACGGGGGCAGATGCTGATGCGGGCGCGCGGCGGGGAGGGGTGCGACGTCTCGCTTTGCGCCACGCCGCTATCGGCGGCCTACGCCTTGCCCGGGCGGATGAACGATGTGATGATCGTGGCGCGCCCGCTCGAACCGGCCGGCGGTGGCCTCGCCGCCGTAAGGCAGATGTTTGACCTCACCGAGGCCGAGGCGAAGCTGGCGCTGGGGCTCGCCTCCGGCCTGTCGCTGACGGAGGTGGCGCAGCAGCAGGGCATCAGGATGACGACGGCGCGCACCCATCTTGCTCGGGTGTTCTGGAAGACCGGAACGCGACAGCAGAGCCAGGTCGCGGCCCTGCTGCGTGCGGCGGAACTACCGGTGCGGACACGATAG
- a CDS encoding VanZ family protein codes for MRRWAALIGWGAVALVVFATLSPIGARPHLAHMGPQLERFIAYLVAAAALATAYPARKGTILLCIVAGAAGLEIAQHFEASRHARALDALVKIMGGVSGLAVVSLCERLWSKRATLAVARRPN; via the coding sequence ATGCGCCGCTGGGCTGCGCTGATCGGCTGGGGCGCCGTCGCCCTCGTCGTGTTCGCGACGCTGTCGCCGATCGGCGCGCGCCCGCATCTTGCGCATATGGGGCCGCAGCTCGAACGCTTCATCGCCTATCTGGTCGCCGCAGCCGCACTCGCCACCGCCTACCCGGCGCGCAAGGGTACGATTCTCCTGTGCATCGTCGCCGGCGCCGCCGGCCTCGAGATCGCCCAGCATTTCGAGGCGAGCCGGCATGCCCGCGCGCTGGATGCGCTGGTCAAGATCATGGGCGGCGTCAGCGGGCTTGCCGTCGTGAGCCTATGCGAGCGGCTCTGGTCGAAGCGCGCCACCCTCGCCGTCGCCCGCCGGCCGAACTGA